The Coraliomargarita parva genome contains a region encoding:
- a CDS encoding peroxiredoxin-like family protein: MTAAPLVAESNLQEQLDQKKASSPVDAGTRAMMQKAIEDLAATQITEKAVQAGQMAPDFTAPRVDGAGDFKLAAALQHGPVVLVYYRGDWCPYCNLQLMEYNKYVKRFADYGAQVVAMSPQTAANSKYAGEANPFDFTIVADPDNRIARSYGIAFELPDEINDLYAKFGFDLHIENESERAELPLAATYVIDPTGKITYSFLDADYTKRAEPDAILEALKAL; encoded by the coding sequence ATGACGGCCGCTCCGCTTGTAGCGGAGTCCAACCTTCAGGAACAGCTGGATCAGAAGAAGGCGTCCTCGCCTGTCGATGCGGGCACGCGGGCCATGATGCAGAAGGCAATTGAAGACCTGGCCGCGACCCAAATCACTGAAAAGGCGGTGCAGGCGGGGCAAATGGCTCCGGATTTCACCGCGCCACGGGTCGACGGAGCGGGGGACTTCAAACTAGCCGCCGCGCTTCAGCACGGACCGGTTGTGCTGGTGTATTACCGTGGGGATTGGTGCCCGTACTGTAACCTTCAACTGATGGAGTACAATAAGTACGTGAAGCGCTTTGCTGACTATGGTGCTCAAGTCGTCGCGATGAGTCCGCAGACTGCGGCAAACAGCAAATATGCCGGCGAAGCGAATCCCTTCGACTTTACGATTGTTGCGGACCCCGACAACCGCATTGCCCGCAGCTATGGAATCGCCTTCGAGCTGCCGGACGAGATCAATGACTTGTATGCCAAGTTCGGTTTCGATTTGCACATTGAAAACGAGTCTGAGCGCGCCGAGCTGCCGCTGGCCGCGACCTATGTCATCGATCCGACAGGTAAGATCACTTACAGCTTTCTCGATGCGGATTACACCAAGCGCGCCGAGCCGGATGCGATTCTGGAGGCCCTGAAGGCGCTGTAA
- a CDS encoding YbaY family lipoprotein, with translation MKHPILRSIAPLLFLVLTLSANAQADSVSVTMTYRERIALPPDARVDASLLDTSRADAKAVVISAQRFAIDGVPRTIQLPVDPNVIDERHSYTVSARITSGNKQLFRTTTAYPVLTRGAGNEIEILLERTAASPTATPSTATASAPGITGVAWAAFEIGGRLLVSEDPPTLAIDDEGRFSLYAGCNRFRGQVRIEGQELEFPAVFAGTKMACSGARAKLESDVLDTIKSVKGFTRNGPNLSLTNAAGVTVLRLHERPE, from the coding sequence ATGAAACATCCCATTCTACGCTCGATCGCCCCCCTACTCTTCCTTGTCCTCACGCTCAGCGCGAACGCACAGGCTGATTCGGTAAGCGTAACCATGACCTACCGGGAGCGGATTGCCCTGCCTCCGGATGCCCGGGTCGACGCCAGTCTGCTTGACACCTCCCGGGCCGACGCGAAAGCGGTCGTCATCTCAGCTCAGCGCTTCGCGATCGACGGGGTCCCGAGAACCATCCAGCTTCCCGTGGACCCGAATGTGATTGACGAGCGCCATAGTTATACGGTCAGCGCCCGCATTACATCGGGCAACAAGCAACTCTTCCGCACAACCACGGCCTACCCGGTACTCACCCGGGGTGCCGGCAACGAAATCGAGATCCTCCTTGAGCGAACAGCCGCCTCACCCACTGCCACCCCATCGACGGCCACAGCATCTGCCCCCGGGATAACCGGAGTGGCCTGGGCCGCCTTCGAGATCGGCGGTCGTCTCCTCGTGAGTGAGGATCCCCCGACTCTGGCCATCGACGATGAGGGGCGCTTCTCGCTTTACGCAGGCTGTAACCGGTTCCGGGGACAAGTCCGGATCGAAGGCCAGGAATTGGAATTCCCAGCCGTTTTCGCGGGTACGAAAATGGCATGCAGCGGTGCGCGCGCAAAGCTGGAAAGCGACGTGCTCGACACAATCAAGTCGGTGAAGGGGTTCACGCGCAACGGTCCGAACCTCTCCCTGACGAATGCGGCCGGCGTCACTGTTCTTCGCTTACACGAGCGCCCCGAGTAG
- a CDS encoding glutathione peroxidase: MANDSIYEVTLKDMNDQDTSLAAYKGKAVLVVNVASKCGYTKQYAGLEALYRKYREQGLVVLGFPCNQFGGQEPGTNEEIQAFCSTTFNVTFPLFDKIDVNGADRAPLYDLLAGDGSPFPGDIKWNFTKFLVGKDGTILHRFESKVAPESPEMVAAIESALAAQ; the protein is encoded by the coding sequence ATGGCCAATGACTCTATCTACGAAGTAACGCTTAAGGACATGAATGATCAGGATACCTCGCTCGCCGCTTACAAGGGGAAAGCAGTGCTGGTCGTTAACGTGGCTTCCAAGTGTGGCTACACCAAGCAATACGCCGGACTGGAGGCGCTTTACCGGAAATACCGCGAGCAGGGGCTGGTTGTGCTCGGCTTCCCCTGTAACCAGTTTGGCGGACAGGAGCCCGGCACAAACGAGGAAATTCAGGCATTCTGCTCGACGACATTCAACGTGACCTTCCCGCTCTTTGACAAGATCGACGTCAACGGTGCCGATCGTGCGCCGCTTTACGACTTGCTGGCAGGCGACGGCTCGCCGTTCCCCGGCGATATCAAATGGAACTTTACCAAGTTCCTGGTCGGCAAGGACGGCACGATTCTACACCGCTTTGAGTCGAAGGTCGCCCCCGAGTCGCCTGAGATGGTCGCCGCCATTGAATCTGCGCTGGCCGCTCAATAG